The Fusarium fujikuroi IMI 58289 draft genome, chromosome FFUJ_chr05 DNA segment ACTGTTCTTTGGATGTATAAGCATTTCGCCTCGGCACTTCTGGTGCTAAAGTCCCACATACGGCAGCAGTCAATATTTCGCATGTGGGGTTTACGCAGTGACGCTACTATACCCTTGTCCATGATGGGAACCTTCATTTACAACAGGGCAATTAACTCATGAGAGACACAGAGATTGTATACCACTTTTACCTACTGTAGGCTCAATCCTGCGGCACACAAACTGAACTTGACATTTCGATACATACACTTCATACGACCGTTGGACTTGTTTCCTTGAACCGAGAACCATGATGAGCTCATCGTTCCGTGCACAGGCTCCTACCCGCCTATGGACCCTTGGGCAGCgtagcttctcaacctccaccGCATTACGAAGGATCAACAAGATCTGTGCCTCCGAAAACGATGCCATCAAAAAAGTCAAAAGTGGATCGACTGTTCTGGTCGGAGGCTTTGGCTTTTCTGGTGTCCCCGAATCGCTCATCGAAGCTGTTGCCGCGCGCAAGGACCTCAAAAACTTGACCGTTGTCTCAAATAATGCGGGCATGCCTGGTGTTGGTCTTGGTACGTGCGCTGACAACGCTGGTGATCACCAAGCTAACGTCGGCAGGCCGATTGCTGGAAACCCGACAGATCAGTAAAATGATAGCGTCTTATATCGGAGAGAACAAGGTCTTTGAGAAAATGTATCTCAGTGGAGATCTTAGCCTCGAGTTGATACCGCAGGGAACGATGGCGGAGAGGTGCGCTTCTGGGGCAGCTGGTGTACCAGCGTTCTATACTCCAGCTGCCTATGGCACTGTTGGTAAGTCTATCAAACACTGCTTAGCGGCGAGCTGCTGAAGTCTTTGTCTATCCAGTACAGACTGGCGAATTACCTGTCCGGTACAATAGAGATGGCTCCGTAGCGCTCATGTCACGACCTCGAGAAACGCGTGAGTTTCACGGCAAGAAATACATACTCGAAGAAGCCATATTTGCCGACGTTGCTTTGGTCAAAGTTCACAAGGCCGATAGGCTGGGCAATTGTACATTCCGGAAAGCACAGAACAACTTCAATGAAGCGATGGCGAAGAATGCAAAGTTGACGATTGTTGAGGCTGACGAGATCGTTGATGTTGGGCAGTTGAATCCCGAGAGTGTTCATATTCAGGGAATTTATGTCGATGTTATCATCCAGAGTACGAGGCCGAAGAAAATTGAGAAGTTGACGTTTGCTCAGGATGCCAATACTAAAGACAAAGGTAAGTAAAACCCCATCTGCTCTCTACAATAATCCCACTTACTGAGGATTACAGTTACGAGTGCCAACCAAAGGCGAGAACGCATCATCAAACGAGCTTCCAAAGAGCTGAAAGACGGTATGTACGTCAATCTCGGTATCGGGATGCCACTCGCGACACCAGGCATGCTCCCAGACGATTTAGAAGTCATTCTACAATCGGAAAATGGCATCCTAGGAATGGGCAGATACCCAAACCCTGGGGAAGAGGATCCAGACCTCATCAATCCCGGCAAAGAAACCGTAACATTGAACCCTGGGGCGTCAACTTTCGGGAGTCATGAGAGCTTCGGTATGATCAGAGCTGGAAAGATTGACTTGACCATGCTTGGTGCACTGCAAGTCAGCCAATATGGAGGTAACTTCTCAGATCCTATGCTTCCCTGTGAGTGGCACTGACGCGTGAAGACCTGGCCAATTTCATGCTACCTGGAAAGGTGAAGGGTATCGGAGGTGCCATGGACCTAGTCGCCAGCCCAGAGAAGACCAAAGTCATAATCACCATGGTACGTCACTTATTTTCCTGGATCAAATTTGAGCGACAGACTCACACATCTAGGAACATGTTGACCGCAATGGAAACCCAAAGATCCTGGAAGGTAAGTCGGATTCTGCGATGAACAA contains these protein-coding regions:
- a CDS encoding probable succinyl-CoA:3-ketoacid-coenzyme A transferase, mitochondrial precursor, with the protein product MSSSFRAQAPTRLWTLGQRSFSTSTALRRINKICASENDAIKKVKSGSTVLVGGFGFSGVPESLIEAVAARKDLKNLTVVSNNAGMPGVGLGRLLETRQISKMIASYIGENKVFEKMYLSGDLSLELIPQGTMAERCASGAAGVPAFYTPAAYGTVVQTGELPVRYNRDGSVALMSRPRETREFHGKKYILEEAIFADVALVKVHKADRLGNCTFRKAQNNFNEAMAKNAKLTIVEADEIVDVGQLNPESVHIQGIYVDVIIQSTRPKKIEKLTFAQDANTKDKVTSANQRRERIIKRASKELKDGMYVNLGIGMPLATPGMLPDDLEVILQSENGILGMGRYPNPGEEDPDLINPGKETVTLNPGASTFGSHESFGMIRAGKIDLTMLGALQVSQYGDLANFMLPGKVKGIGGAMDLVASPEKTKVIITMEHVDRNGNPKILEECTFPLTGPRCVSRIITDLAVFDCTPEGLVLRELVDEVEMDELKSKTGATFRIADDLIPYQT